Sequence from the Hamadaea flava genome:
CGACGAGCTCCGTGACCGGGCGGGTGCAGGCGACTGGTATGCGTCCAATGAGCTCGCTCGGTGGGTGGCAACGCACGGCGACGTCGAGGAGCTTCGTCTGCGCGCCGAGGCGGGCGACGTCTCGGCCCGCGACCAACTTGATGAAGTCCTTGCTCTACAGGGTGACGTCGATCAGCTCCGCGGAAGGGCACACGCCGGCGACCCCTATGCCTGCTACCTGCTGGTCCACCACCTCGCCGCAACCGGACACGAGGATGAGGCAATCAGCGTCCTCCGTGCATGGTCCACCGTCACCCCCAAGCTCAACTCTGTGCTTGCCGGGCTGCTCGCACGGCGAGGCGAGATCGACGAGGCGATCGCGTTGCTCCGCGAGCGGGCAGCCACCGGTGAGCCCCAGGCCAACTACGTGCTGCCCCAAATGCTCGCTGATCACGGACATCTCGACGAGTCGATCGCAATGTTGCGCGCGCGTGTCGACGCCCTTGGCAGGTTCCAGTCCCACTTCTTGGCGCAGGTGCTCGTCCAACACAACCGCATCGACGAGGCGATCGACGTACTCACCAACGCCGCCAAGCACCCAAACGACCTGCTCAAATCCGATGTCTTCGCCAGCGAGATGCTCGCGCAACTCCTCGTTGAACAGGGACGACTCGAACAACTCCGCCAACAGGCAGACCTCGGCGACAGCTGCGCGGCTACCGCACTGGCCAAGTATCTCGTTGCCGAAGGTCGGCTCGACGAGCTTCGCGAGCGATCCGAAGCCGGCGACGTCGCTGCCGCTGATCATCTGGCTCGGCACCTGGCAGAGCCCGACATCGACACCGCCGTCCTCCAGCTCCGCGCGCAAGTCGACGCTCGAGTACCGGGATCAGCGACCAGTCTTGCGCGTCTGCTCGCCGACCACGGTCGCGTCGACGAGGCAATCGCGCTGCTGCGCGACCTCGTCGGCTCCGGAGGATATGTCGTCGCCGTATGTTTGATCAACATACTTGCCCAGCACGGCCGTCTTGGGGAACTGCGGGAGGAACAGGCCGCTGGCACCCATGACGCTGCGCTGGCCCTGCGCAGCCTCGAACGTGGCGAACCGTGGCCCCGGCGCCCACGGCAACCGGGGGAACCCGTTCGGAAACCGGCGCTGCGATTGGACTTCCTGTTCCTCGACCCGCCGTAGGTTGAGGAATAAATCGGATGCGTGGCTTCGTGTACACACGGCGGCGCCGCTACCGGTGAGCTGCCGTCCGGGGGCCGGGCCCATTTTGCGGACCGATCCACCAGCCCCCTGAACAGCCGCTGGCGGCCGCAGACTCGACGCCGAGCATCGCACGCCCCTCCGACATGCGACGAGCTGCTGTTGCTCGCCGAGCATGTGCCTGAGCTCGGCGCACTCGCCGGGCAGAGCGGTGGGGTTTAACGTGTCCGATCATCCTTGACCCTCGCCAACCGACAACTGATTGGCGACGCCGAACGGCACATGGACGCACGGCGTGACGGACTGGAGGTGCAGTCGCTGATCGTCGAAGAAGATGTGTGGCTTGAGCACGTCAAGGATGCGATGTTTCTCGATTCCGCCGAGGAAGAAGGCATCGTTGACCGTTACGCCCCACTGTTTGAGGCTCGCCATCGGACGTTCGTGCGCAGGCGCGTTGCGCGCGGTCACGATCGATACATGAAGCCGGATCTGGTAGTGCGCGTCCTCGCCCTTCCTCTTCTCCTCCAGAGCCTGGATCTTGTTGATCTCTCTGAGGAGATCGCTGAGAGGGCCACGCTCCAGAGGCGTCGTCGCATTCTCTTGCTCGTGCCGACGGAACTCCGCGAGGCCACGTGTCGAAAAGATCTGCTCGGAGCCATCGTCAGCGAGGACTCCGTCGAAATCGAATGCGATGCGCAGGTCGTCGTCCCCGTCGTCGGTGTAGGTGGAGGGCAGCACCTGCCCGGCGGGAAAGCCTCTCGCAATCGCCTCCTGGACATCTTCCTCGTTGGCAGACAGGAACAACGACATGCTCAAGGCTCGGATGAACTTGAGCGGAGATCGTCCACGCATGAAGATCGCCCTGGATATGGCAAGTCCATGGTCTTCTACCGATCTCATCACCCGGAGGCCGGTGTCCGGGTCGTTCTTGGACATGATGACTACCTCGACGACCGGATCATCCGGAGTGGGGCTCAGGTCGTTCAGAGCCAGGAGTCGCTTGACGAAGGGGAACGCGACGCCTGGGTTTAACGGTTCGGCAAGCTTGGCCTGCTGATAGTCGCGGTAGGCGGCCTCACCGTGAGTGCGGAACACATGGTCGGATTGCGTCAGGTCAAACAGGGCGCTGGAGGCGATACCTATCACCAAGCGCTTTTCAAGGTCATACGGCATGGCTCAGGTTCCTGCCAGTTAGATCAGTTCTTGGCTGGCCGCGGCGAACCAACTCGAGTATCGCCGATGGGGCCGTAACCGCGAGGCTTAACCGAGGATCTGGCCGCTTTCGATCACCTCCCATGCCTAGTTCGGCGTAGTCAGGGGCCGGACTCTGGGCCTACCTGTCGGCGATCGCCGCCGCAGTGATCGGCTTTGGCCGCCCGCTCGCGATCGTCGAGGCAATCGACTCCCCGACAATCTCCGTGCTGCGAAATGCGGAGCGAACTGCTCGGCCTGGTACCTGATCACCGGCTTGGACCGGACTCGCGTAGCTGCACACCACGTTGGCGCAGCTCTACCGGGGGCGGGTGCGTAAACCTCCTGGTCCGCCGAGTCACCACCCAGGGCAGCCGCTCCCCCAAGCGTTTCCACAGATGGTCGGAGCGACTACTCGTCAAAACTCGGCCGTCGCGGTATCGCAGCTGTTTACCCGACGGCAACACTGCTCCCCCTGGCCCCAGCGAAAGCCAGCAAGTGCCGCGCGAAACCGAGGGTGATCGGCTGCCAGCGTTGCGTGCCAGCCTTTTCCGTCAGATGCACCTGCCTGTTGCGCACGTCGAGGTCGGCCGCTCGCAGGCCCAGGGCGCTCCCGCGACGGGAGGCCGTCTCGGTGTGCAGACACAGCAGCAGCACGTCGAGGACCACGTCGTCGCCACTGGCACGGGCGGCTTCGTTGATCTGGTCGGTTTCATCGCAGGTCGGGGCGCGGCGGGGGTTGGGCAGTCGGCGCGGTTTGGCCACCTGATGTGCGGGCTGGCGCCGGGTTCAATGAACCGTCGGCGGTCGTGCGGTTGAACAGGGCACGGGTGGCGGCGATCAGGTGTTCTCCGGCGTGACGGCCGCAGTGGACGCCTCGGGGTGAGCGAGGAGGTCTTGGCAGATGCCTCGCCGAGTCGCTGCGTCGACGGCAGGCAAAGCAGCGATCCAGCTGCCGCCGAGCACAATGGCTGACGCGATCACGCTTGCGATCCGGGCTCCGGATCCCGGGTCGGCGCTCCATACTGTGGCCAGCTCGAGTAGACACTGGGCTTCGACCTCGCGCCTGGGGATTGTTCGGGCGACGCGCTCGGCGTAGTCAGAGTCCGCACGTGCCGTCATTTTCGCGACCTCGGCCAGGCTCTGCGATCGCGCGCTCGCATGGTCGATTGTGCGCGCAATCTGCTCGGCTGCGCGGCGGTCGCCTACTGCGATGATTCGCACCGCGCCCGTTAGGACCATCGTTCTCTGGAACAGCCGGGTGATGGAGCACGCCACTTGCGCGGCCTCGATGCCGACCTGCGCAGCACGCTTCGGATCGTCAGTTACAAGTCCCTGAGCGACCGCGAGCAGTGCGCGGGCTTGGCCTTCTGGATCAGCAAGTGTCCGGGCGAGTTGCTCAGCACGCTCGGGAAGGCTGCTGGCTATCGTCTGTGCGATATTGCCGTAGGCGTCGCTTTGTTGATAGTCGTCGGCGATGCGTCGTGCTGCACGGAGCGCGTCATCCACAAGCTGCAGCGCATGGCCGGGGTCCACCTCGGCAAGCGTCTTGGCGAGCGTGGCCAATGCGTGTGTCAGGTGCCTCGGGTCGGCGATGGCGTTGACGATCTGCAGTGCCCGGGCGGCGTCGTGGGTTGCGATGGCGGTTGCCGATTCGGTGAGCGCTCGGATCTGGGCATCTGAGTCCGGAATCGTTCTGGCGATGTCTTCAGCAGACTGGAGGATCCGCACAGCCCTGGCAAGGTCCGTCGGCGCCACGGTTCGCGCAATCAGGCTGAGTGCTTTGAGCCGGGTTGCTGGTTCGGTGATCGCGTTGGCATGTTCT
This genomic interval carries:
- a CDS encoding 5'-nucleotidase yields the protein MPYDLEKRLVIGIASSALFDLTQSDHVFRTHGEAAYRDYQQAKLAEPLNPGVAFPFVKRLLALNDLSPTPDDPVVEVVIMSKNDPDTGLRVMRSVEDHGLAISRAIFMRGRSPLKFIRALSMSLFLSANEEDVQEAIARGFPAGQVLPSTYTDDGDDDLRIAFDFDGVLADDGSEQIFSTRGLAEFRRHEQENATTPLERGPLSDLLREINKIQALEEKRKGEDAHYQIRLHVSIVTARNAPAHERPMASLKQWGVTVNDAFFLGGIEKHRILDVLKPHIFFDDQRLHLQSVTPCVHVPFGVANQLSVGEGQG